A window of Drosophila subobscura isolate 14011-0131.10 chromosome E, UCBerk_Dsub_1.0, whole genome shotgun sequence contains these coding sequences:
- the LOC117891158 gene encoding patronin isoform X18 encodes MDAAESQEIRQARQRASVKWLLSKAFNNRVPDNLKEPFYRDHENQERLKPQIIVELGNATLYCQTLSNLYSDPNYQSLNHWSIIQTLARKGVPVAESSDMPITETVLIQTNPLRINAHMSVIESLMVLYAKEISSGDRIMSAIRRISGSNYQTPPGQTYEQALLAWISHACAALKKRIVKEVETGMPDENGTRLQTPDIPPVRDFQDLCDGICLALLIAYYCPKVVPWTSVRINYLPAVEDSIHNILLVGNFSQKHLPYGVFHMTPEDVTFMRGSMKLNLVLLLTDLFNLFEIHPAKCVCYPGMDGQDVIARRTLGANEHGICHRRGLTMQPVMPIPDLRSDLDQPPVGSPSNRPPFQVPHSNSFSGGLNRRSTPPNEYQQQQQQTVAQANSNHFDGNQGEAFVVHKSRGITTLSSMHSQQQQQQQQHHHHQQQQQFHQQQQSQLQQQLQQQQQQQQEPLVPARLRQAKEKTNVESKADERGDFVAAGRPSNWEQSRRPSFAGRRSRRNSSSEDSQLTIENFGGSQDQLNTLGGRFDRERDRDRERDRERKLSNTSIAEPAVAVRSSIADARGTLQLGYDTDSGSEKQDRETEKYSMRRQASSVDNVPTVSAHNLSNASSPLPQARNKQHSSSDKDYSNSVADTFNDARSSAYDPESTPVRKSSTSSMPASPAAWQLDVGDEDMRSLENASKLSTIRMKLEERRRRIEQDKRKIEMALLRHQEKEDLESCPEVMKWETMSNESKRTPDMDPVDLDKYQVGEQSIAIMNMNLQDIQQDIHRLATQQSQMQAQHLQAQQLLQAQQIANMLNQQQQTYGSQQHLADHHYQQQQRPMQQSFGSSPHLPQAYNAPVSAYSSRPPSRDPYQQQQQLPQPMAMPQPMQFVNEHGQYMSPPQPSHYQPQSIYSDNGAPYNNHSPHYGAAAPPQYRSSVVFDDYGQPTNHFYLHESSPQPQPQVHPQRRTWAHSAAAAAYEQQQQIQQPMVDVNAWQTQQHQQQQQQQKKSQQTWMNRPPSSAGAAAQGSFMLHQNGGGGAGGSGGGGGELQHLFQVQASPQHSQRQLGGGANGVQRQQSLTNLRDNRSPKSQHGMAMPMQQEDMMAPQSICFIGDEEDVDELERNIIESMQSTRISDFVLQQQQQQQQQHHHQQQQQRLQGHGHSGRGSSSEDYDSGEMISNKLNITSGNLTYRIPSPSRPSIQANSFQDPRDSEEQPAEKGFYISFDDDQPKRPKPPLRAKRSPKKEALPLGSSSSGRDSVDHQTLLKRESLSQLHNNNNNNGSDDGHKSAGANRHSIHGLNHSNSVKSPGNATYNKYTDEAPIQLRHMGVTGSDPFGHESHPHPMQQQQQQQQQPMSPTRLQHSSSSAEAAKNKALVIGADATNLDPESVDEMERRKEKIMLLSLQRRQQQEEAKARKEIEASQKREKEREKEEERARKKEDQMARRAAILEQHRLKKAIEEAEREGKTLDRPDLHVKLQPQSSSATNPRLRQQRTTRPRPKTIHVDDASVDISEASSISSRGKKGSSSNLTGYGQLSSNSMKRDYYRGSQDSLTVKDSGLGRATPPRRAPSPGMGASGRHMPSPSGPGSLPPGLISKRRGFDDGSSDFSLTPNFNMEYSGPKLYKQPAAKSNRGIILNAVEYCVFPGAVNREAKQKVLEKIARSEAKHFLVLFRDAGCQFRALYSYMPESDQVTKLYGTGPSQVDEVMFDKFFKYNSGGKCFSQVHTKHLTVTIDAFTIHNSLWQGKRVQLPSKKDMALVI; translated from the exons GCTCGTCAACGTGCTTCCGTCAAGTGGCTGCTCTCGAAGGCCTTCAACAATCGCGTGCCGGACAACCTGAAGGAGCCCTTCTACCGCGACCATGAGAATCAGGAGCGCCTCAAGCCCCAGATCATTGTGGAGCTGGGCAACGCCACGCTCTACTGCCAGACGTTGTCCAATCTGTACTCAGATCCCAACTACCAAAGCTTGAATCACTGGTCAATAATACAGACGCTAGCGCGCAAAGGTGTGCCGGTAGCCGAGTCCTCGGACATGCCCATTACCGAAACGGTATTAATTCAAACGAATCCGTTGAGAATT aaCGCCCACATGTCTGTGATAGAATCGCTGATGGTTCTGTATGCCAAGGAGATATCATCGGGTGACCGCATCATGTCGGCCATCAGAAG AATATCTGGCAGCAATTACCAGACGCCTCCTGGCCAAACGTATGAGCAAGCTCTGCTGGCTTGGATTTCGCATGCCTGCGCCGCTCTGAAGAAGCGCATCGTCAAGGAGGTGGAGACAGGAATGCCCGATGAGAAT ggCACACGTTTGCAGACGCCGGATATACCGCCAGTGAGGGACTTTCAGGATCTGTGCGATGGCATCTGCCTGGCGCTGCTCATCGCCTACTACTGCCCCAAGGTGGTGCCATGGACGAGTGTGCGCATCAACTATCTGCCCGCTGTCGAGGACTCCATACACAATATCCTGCTCGTGGGAAATTTCTCACAAAAGCATCTGCCATATGGCGTGTTCCACATGACGCCCGAGGATGTCACCTTCATGAGGGG TTCGATGAAACTGAATCTGGTTCTGCTGCTCACGGATCTGTTCAATCTGTTCGAGATACATCCGGCCAAGTGTGTCTGCTATCCCGGCATGGATGGTCAGG ATGTCATCGCCAGGCGCACCTTGGGCGCCAATGAGCACGGAATCTGCCACAGACGGGGCCTCACAATGCAGCCCGTTATGCCCATACCCGATCTCCGCAGCGATCTCGACCAGCCGCCCGTTGGCTCGCCCTCGAATCGGCCGCCATTTCAAG TTCCGCACTCGAATTCATTCAGCGGCGGCTTAAATCGTAGATCCACCCCGCCCAATGaataccagcagcaacagcagcagacggtTGCTCAAGCAAATTCGAATCATTTCGATGGTAATCAAGGCGAag CCTTCGTCGTGCACAAGTCGCGTGGCATCACCACACTCTCATCCATgcactcgcagcagcagcaacagcagcaacaacaccaccaccatcagcaacagcaacagttccaccagcagcaacagtcgcagctacagcagcagctacagcagcaacagcagcagcagcaggagccccTGGTTCCAGCTCGCTTGCGTCAGgctaaagaaaaaaccaatGTCGAGTCCAAGGCGGATGAGAGAG GCGATTTTGTCGCTGCGGGTCGACCAAGTAACTGGGAACAGAGCCGGCGGCCAAGCTTTGCAG GGCGTCGCTCGCGCAGGAACTCCTCCAGCGAGGACTCCCAGCTGACCATCGAGAACTTTGGCGGCTCCCAGGATCAGCTGAACACGCTGGGCGGTAGATTCGATCGCGAACGGGACcgagacagggagagggacagggagcgGAAGTTGTCCAACACCAGCATTG CTGAACCCGCTGTCGCGGTGCGCTCCTCCATTGCCGATGCCCGAGGCACGCTGCAGCTTGGCTACGACACTGATTCGGGCTCGGAGAAGCAGGACCGTGAGACGGAGAAGTATTCAATGCGTCGGCAGGCAAG CAGTGTCGACAATGTGCCCACGGTGTCGGCTCACAATCTATCGAATGCGAGCAGCCCCTTGCCGCAGGCACGGAACAAGCAACATTCCAGCAGCGACAAAGACTACAGCAACAGCGTGGCGGACACCTTCAACGATGCGCGCTCGAGTGCCTACGATCCGGAGAGCACACCGGTGCGCAAAtcctccaccagcagcatgcCAGCGAGCCCAGCTGCCTGGCAGCTGGATGTGGGCGATGAGGACATGCGCTCGCTGGAGAACGCCTCCAAGCTGTCCACCATTCGCATGAAGCTGGAGGAGAGGCGGCGCCGCATTGAGCAGGACAAGCGGAAGATCGAAATGGCACTGCTCAGGCACCAGGAGAAG GAGGATCTGGAGTCATGTCCGGAAGTAATGAAGTGGGAGACGATGAGCAACGAGTCGAAGCGTACGCCAGACATGGATCCCGTCGACTTGGACAAGTACCAGGTGGGTGAG CAAAGCATCGCCATCATGAACATGAATCTGCAGGATATCCAGCAGGATATCCACCGCCTGGCCACGCAGCAGAGCCAAATGCAGGCCCAGCAtctgcaggcgcagcagctcctgcaggcCCAACAGATAGCCAACATGCTGAACCAG cagcagcaaacttaCGGGTCGCAGCAGCACCTGGCTGACCAccactaccagcagcagcagcgacccaTGCAGCAAAGCTTTGGCTCATCGCCGCATCTTCCGCAGGCCTACAATGCCCCAGTCAGTGCGTACAGCTCCCGTCCGCCCAGCCGCGATccctaccagcagcagcagcagctgccgcagcccatggccatgccccaGCCGATGCAGTTCGTCAACGAGCACGGCCAGTACATGTCGCCGCCGCAGCCATCCCACTACCAGCCGCAGAGCATCTACAGCGACAACGGAGCGCCCTACAACAACCACTCGCCCCACTACGGAGCGGCTGCCCCTCCGCAGTACAGGAGCAGTGTGGTCTTCGATGACTATGGCCAGCCCACGAATCACTTCTACCTGCACGAGTCctcgccacagccacagccgcaggtTCATCCCCAGCGTCGCACCTGGGCGCACtcggcagctgccgcagcctacgagcagcagcagcagatacagcAGCCCATGGTTGATGTGAATGCGTGGCAGacgcaacagcaccagcagcagcagcaacaacagaagaaGTCGCAGCAGACCTGGATGAACAGACCTCCCTCCAGCGCAGGAGCGGCGGCCCAGGGCAGCTTTATGCTCCACCAGAACGGTGGAGGAGGTGctggtggcagcggtggcggcggaggcgaGCTCCAGCATCTGTTCCAGGTGCAAGCCTCGCCGCAGCACTCGCAGCGGCAGTTGGGCGGTGGTGCCAACGGGGTGCAGAGACAGCAGTCGCTGACCAATCTGCGCGACAATCGCTCGCCCAAGTCCCAGCACggcatggccatgcccatgcagCAAGAGGACATGATGGCACCGCAGAGCATCTGCTTCATTGGcgacgaggaggatgtggaCGAGCTGGAGCGCAACATCATCGAGTCCATGCAGTCCACGCGCATCTCCGACTTTgtgcttcagcagcagcaacagcagcagcaacaacatcaccaccagcagcagcagcagcgtctgcaggggcacgggcacagtGGAAGGGGCAGCAGTTCGGAGGACTACGACAGCGGGGAGATGATTTCCAACAAGTTGAACATCACCAGCGGCAATCTCACCTACCGCATACCCTCGCCCTCGCGTCCCTCCATACAGGCAAACAGTTTCCAGGACCCGCGCGACAGCGAGGAACAGCCCGCAGAGAAGGGTTTCTACATCTCCTTCGACGACGACCAGCCCAAGCGGCCCAAGCCGCCGTTGCGCGCCAAGCGCTCGCCCAAAAAGGAGGCTCTAcccttgggcagcagcagcagcggccgggACAGCGTGGACCACCAGACTTTGCTCAAAAGGGAGTCCCTGAGCCAAttgcacaacaacaataacaacaatggcagcgatGATGGCCACAAGTCAGCGGGGGCCAACAGGCACAGCATCCACGGGCTCAACCACTCCAACAGTGTCAAATCGCCCGGCAATGCCACCTACAACAAGTACACGGACGAGGCGCCCATCCAACTACGACATATGGGCGTAACTGGTTCGGATCCATTTGGCCACGAgtcacacccacaccccatgcagcagcaacagcaacaacagcagcagcccatgTCACCCACGCGACttcagcacagcagcagcagcgccgagGCGGCCAAGAACAAGGCGCTGGTGATTGGAGCCGATGCCACCAACCTAGATCCG GAGTCTGTGGATGAAATGGAGCGACGCAAGGAGAAGATtatgctgctgtctctgcagcggcgacagcagcaggaggaggcgaaGGCGCGCAAGGAGATCGAGGCCTCGCAGAAGCGGGAAAAGGAGCGcgaaaaggaggaggagcgtgCACGCAAGAAGGAAGATCAAATGGCGCGACGAGCGGCCATATTGGAACAACACAGACTCAAGAAAGCCATCGAAGAGGCCGAACGAGAG GGTAAAACCCTGGATCGGCCCGATCTGCATGTTAAACTGCAACCACAGTCATCTAGTGCAACGAACCCGAGACTACGGCAGCAGCGCACGACACGTCCCAGGCCCAAGACCATACATGTGGACGATGCCAGTGTGGACATCAGTGAGGCTTCGAGCATCTCTAGTCGGGGCAAGAAGGGCTCCAGCTCGAATCTAACCG GCTACGGTCAACTAAGCTCAAATTCAATGAAAAGAGATTATTACAGGGGCTCGCAAGACTCCCTCACAGTGAAAG ATTCGGGACTGGGACGCGCCACACCGCCGAGGCGTGCACCCTCGCCTGGAATGGGCGCTTCAGGTAGGCATATGCCATCCCCCTCTGGACCAGGCTCTTTGCCACCAGGTTTGATATCGAAACGTCGCGGATTTGATGACGGATCCAGCGATTTCTCATTAACTCCGAATTTTAACATGGAATATTCGG GTCCAAAACTCTACAAGCAACCAGCGGCCAAATCGAATCGCGGCATTATACTCAATGCCGTCGAATACTGCGTGTTTCCGGGCGCCGTCAACCGTGAGGCCAAACAGAAAGTGCTCGAGAAGATAGCACGCTCGGAGGCGAAACACTTCCTAGTACTCTTCCGAGATGCGGGCTGCCAGTTCCGCGCCCTCTACAGCTACATGCCCGAGTCGGATCAGGTGACCAAGCTGTACGGCACCGGACCTAGTCAAGTCGACGAAGTCATGTTCGATAAGTTCTTCAA ATACAACTCAGGGGGCAAGTGCTTCTCGCAAGTGCACACCAAGCATCTGACCGTCACCATCGATGCCTTCACAATACACAACTCGCTGTGGCAGGGCAAGCGGGTGCAGTTGCCCAGCAAAAAGGACATGGCGCTTGTGATCTAA
- the LOC117891158 gene encoding patronin isoform X13, producing the protein MDAAESQEIRQARQRASVKWLLSKAFNNRVPDNLKEPFYRDHENQERLKPQIIVELGNATLYCQTLSNLYSDPNYQSLNHWSIIQTLARKGVPVAESSDMPITETVLIQTNPLRINAHMSVIESLMVLYAKEISSGDRIMSAIRRISGSNYQTPPGQTYEQALLAWISHACAALKKRIVKEVETGMPDENGTRLQTPDIPPVRDFQDLCDGICLALLIAYYCPKVVPWTSVRINYLPAVEDSIHNILLVGNFSQKHLPYGVFHMTPEDVTFMRGSMKLNLVLLLTDLFNLFEIHPAKCVCYPGMDGQDVIARRTLGANEHGICHRRGLTMQPVMPIPDLRSDLDQPPVGSPSNRPPFQVPHSNSFSGGLNRRSTPPNEYQQQQQQTVAQANSNHFDGNQGEAFVVHKSRGITTLSSMHSQQQQQQQQHHHHQQQQQFHQQQQSQLQQQLQQQQQQQQEPLVPARLRQAKEKTNVESKADERGDFVAAGRPSNWEQSRRPSFAGRRSRRNSSSEDSQLTIENFGGSQDQLNTLGGRFDRERDRDRERDRERKLSNTSIAEPAVAVRSSIADARGTLQLGYDTDSGSEKQDRETEKYSMRRQASSVDNVPTVSAHNLSNASSPLPQARNKQHSSSDKDYSNSVADTFNDARSSAYDPESTPVRKSSTSSMPASPAAWQLDVGDEDMRSLENASKLSTIRMKLEERRRRIEQDKRKIEMALLRHQEKEDLESCPEVMKWETMSNESKRTPDMDPVDLDKYQVGEQSIAIMNMNLQDIQQDIHRLATQQSQMQAQHLQAQQLLQAQQIANMLNQQQQTYGSQQHLADHHYQQQQRPMQQSFGSSPHLPQAYNAPVSAYSSRPPSRDPYQQQQQLPQPMAMPQPMQFVNEHGQYMSPPQPSHYQPQSIYSDNGAPYNNHSPHYGAAAPPQYRSSVVFDDYGQPTNHFYLHESSPQPQPQVHPQRRTWAHSAAAAAYEQQQQIQQPMVDVNAWQTQQHQQQQQQQKKSQQTWMNRPPSSAGAAAQGSFMLHQNGGGGAGGSGGGGGELQHLFQVQASPQHSQRQLGGGANGVQRQQSLTNLRDNRSPKSQHGMAMPMQQEDMMAPQSICFIGDEEDVDELERNIIESMQSTRISDFVLQQQQQQQQQHHHQQQQQRLQGHGHSGRGSSSEDYDSGEMISNKLNITSGNLTYRIPSPSRPSIQANSFQDPRDSEEQPAEKGFYISFDDDQPKRPKPPLRAKRSPKKEALPLGSSSSGRDSVDHQTLLKRESLSQLHNNNNNNGSDDGHKSAGANRHSIHGLNHSNSVKSPGNATYNKYTDEAPIQLRHMGVTGSDPFGHESHPHPMQQQQQQQQQPMSPTRLQHSSSSAEAAKNKALVIGADATNLDPESVDEMERRKEKIMLLSLQRRQQQEEAKARKEIEASQKREKEREKEEERARKKEDQMARRAAILEQHRLKKAIEEAEREGKTLDRPDLHVKLQPQSSSATNPRLRQQRTTRPRPKTIHVDDASVDISEASSISSRGKKGSSSNLTGYGQLSSNSMKRDYYRGSQDSLTVKESPDDYPSTSSTPIGRRGSYKTSREPAAVERGRTLSRISVAKGSTLNFRGRKSNSLMNLCDSGLGRATPPRRAPSPGMGASGPKLYKQPAAKSNRGIILNAVEYCVFPGAVNREAKQKVLEKIARSEAKHFLVLFRDAGCQFRALYSYMPESDQVTKLYGTGPSQVDEVMFDKFFKYNSGGKCFSQVHTKHLTVTIDAFTIHNSLWQGKRVQLPSKKDMALVI; encoded by the exons GCTCGTCAACGTGCTTCCGTCAAGTGGCTGCTCTCGAAGGCCTTCAACAATCGCGTGCCGGACAACCTGAAGGAGCCCTTCTACCGCGACCATGAGAATCAGGAGCGCCTCAAGCCCCAGATCATTGTGGAGCTGGGCAACGCCACGCTCTACTGCCAGACGTTGTCCAATCTGTACTCAGATCCCAACTACCAAAGCTTGAATCACTGGTCAATAATACAGACGCTAGCGCGCAAAGGTGTGCCGGTAGCCGAGTCCTCGGACATGCCCATTACCGAAACGGTATTAATTCAAACGAATCCGTTGAGAATT aaCGCCCACATGTCTGTGATAGAATCGCTGATGGTTCTGTATGCCAAGGAGATATCATCGGGTGACCGCATCATGTCGGCCATCAGAAG AATATCTGGCAGCAATTACCAGACGCCTCCTGGCCAAACGTATGAGCAAGCTCTGCTGGCTTGGATTTCGCATGCCTGCGCCGCTCTGAAGAAGCGCATCGTCAAGGAGGTGGAGACAGGAATGCCCGATGAGAAT ggCACACGTTTGCAGACGCCGGATATACCGCCAGTGAGGGACTTTCAGGATCTGTGCGATGGCATCTGCCTGGCGCTGCTCATCGCCTACTACTGCCCCAAGGTGGTGCCATGGACGAGTGTGCGCATCAACTATCTGCCCGCTGTCGAGGACTCCATACACAATATCCTGCTCGTGGGAAATTTCTCACAAAAGCATCTGCCATATGGCGTGTTCCACATGACGCCCGAGGATGTCACCTTCATGAGGGG TTCGATGAAACTGAATCTGGTTCTGCTGCTCACGGATCTGTTCAATCTGTTCGAGATACATCCGGCCAAGTGTGTCTGCTATCCCGGCATGGATGGTCAGG ATGTCATCGCCAGGCGCACCTTGGGCGCCAATGAGCACGGAATCTGCCACAGACGGGGCCTCACAATGCAGCCCGTTATGCCCATACCCGATCTCCGCAGCGATCTCGACCAGCCGCCCGTTGGCTCGCCCTCGAATCGGCCGCCATTTCAAG TTCCGCACTCGAATTCATTCAGCGGCGGCTTAAATCGTAGATCCACCCCGCCCAATGaataccagcagcaacagcagcagacggtTGCTCAAGCAAATTCGAATCATTTCGATGGTAATCAAGGCGAag CCTTCGTCGTGCACAAGTCGCGTGGCATCACCACACTCTCATCCATgcactcgcagcagcagcaacagcagcaacaacaccaccaccatcagcaacagcaacagttccaccagcagcaacagtcgcagctacagcagcagctacagcagcaacagcagcagcagcaggagccccTGGTTCCAGCTCGCTTGCGTCAGgctaaagaaaaaaccaatGTCGAGTCCAAGGCGGATGAGAGAG GCGATTTTGTCGCTGCGGGTCGACCAAGTAACTGGGAACAGAGCCGGCGGCCAAGCTTTGCAG GGCGTCGCTCGCGCAGGAACTCCTCCAGCGAGGACTCCCAGCTGACCATCGAGAACTTTGGCGGCTCCCAGGATCAGCTGAACACGCTGGGCGGTAGATTCGATCGCGAACGGGACcgagacagggagagggacagggagcgGAAGTTGTCCAACACCAGCATTG CTGAACCCGCTGTCGCGGTGCGCTCCTCCATTGCCGATGCCCGAGGCACGCTGCAGCTTGGCTACGACACTGATTCGGGCTCGGAGAAGCAGGACCGTGAGACGGAGAAGTATTCAATGCGTCGGCAGGCAAG CAGTGTCGACAATGTGCCCACGGTGTCGGCTCACAATCTATCGAATGCGAGCAGCCCCTTGCCGCAGGCACGGAACAAGCAACATTCCAGCAGCGACAAAGACTACAGCAACAGCGTGGCGGACACCTTCAACGATGCGCGCTCGAGTGCCTACGATCCGGAGAGCACACCGGTGCGCAAAtcctccaccagcagcatgcCAGCGAGCCCAGCTGCCTGGCAGCTGGATGTGGGCGATGAGGACATGCGCTCGCTGGAGAACGCCTCCAAGCTGTCCACCATTCGCATGAAGCTGGAGGAGAGGCGGCGCCGCATTGAGCAGGACAAGCGGAAGATCGAAATGGCACTGCTCAGGCACCAGGAGAAG GAGGATCTGGAGTCATGTCCGGAAGTAATGAAGTGGGAGACGATGAGCAACGAGTCGAAGCGTACGCCAGACATGGATCCCGTCGACTTGGACAAGTACCAGGTGGGTGAG CAAAGCATCGCCATCATGAACATGAATCTGCAGGATATCCAGCAGGATATCCACCGCCTGGCCACGCAGCAGAGCCAAATGCAGGCCCAGCAtctgcaggcgcagcagctcctgcaggcCCAACAGATAGCCAACATGCTGAACCAG cagcagcaaacttaCGGGTCGCAGCAGCACCTGGCTGACCAccactaccagcagcagcagcgacccaTGCAGCAAAGCTTTGGCTCATCGCCGCATCTTCCGCAGGCCTACAATGCCCCAGTCAGTGCGTACAGCTCCCGTCCGCCCAGCCGCGATccctaccagcagcagcagcagctgccgcagcccatggccatgccccaGCCGATGCAGTTCGTCAACGAGCACGGCCAGTACATGTCGCCGCCGCAGCCATCCCACTACCAGCCGCAGAGCATCTACAGCGACAACGGAGCGCCCTACAACAACCACTCGCCCCACTACGGAGCGGCTGCCCCTCCGCAGTACAGGAGCAGTGTGGTCTTCGATGACTATGGCCAGCCCACGAATCACTTCTACCTGCACGAGTCctcgccacagccacagccgcaggtTCATCCCCAGCGTCGCACCTGGGCGCACtcggcagctgccgcagcctacgagcagcagcagcagatacagcAGCCCATGGTTGATGTGAATGCGTGGCAGacgcaacagcaccagcagcagcagcaacaacagaagaaGTCGCAGCAGACCTGGATGAACAGACCTCCCTCCAGCGCAGGAGCGGCGGCCCAGGGCAGCTTTATGCTCCACCAGAACGGTGGAGGAGGTGctggtggcagcggtggcggcggaggcgaGCTCCAGCATCTGTTCCAGGTGCAAGCCTCGCCGCAGCACTCGCAGCGGCAGTTGGGCGGTGGTGCCAACGGGGTGCAGAGACAGCAGTCGCTGACCAATCTGCGCGACAATCGCTCGCCCAAGTCCCAGCACggcatggccatgcccatgcagCAAGAGGACATGATGGCACCGCAGAGCATCTGCTTCATTGGcgacgaggaggatgtggaCGAGCTGGAGCGCAACATCATCGAGTCCATGCAGTCCACGCGCATCTCCGACTTTgtgcttcagcagcagcaacagcagcagcaacaacatcaccaccagcagcagcagcagcgtctgcaggggcacgggcacagtGGAAGGGGCAGCAGTTCGGAGGACTACGACAGCGGGGAGATGATTTCCAACAAGTTGAACATCACCAGCGGCAATCTCACCTACCGCATACCCTCGCCCTCGCGTCCCTCCATACAGGCAAACAGTTTCCAGGACCCGCGCGACAGCGAGGAACAGCCCGCAGAGAAGGGTTTCTACATCTCCTTCGACGACGACCAGCCCAAGCGGCCCAAGCCGCCGTTGCGCGCCAAGCGCTCGCCCAAAAAGGAGGCTCTAcccttgggcagcagcagcagcggccgggACAGCGTGGACCACCAGACTTTGCTCAAAAGGGAGTCCCTGAGCCAAttgcacaacaacaataacaacaatggcagcgatGATGGCCACAAGTCAGCGGGGGCCAACAGGCACAGCATCCACGGGCTCAACCACTCCAACAGTGTCAAATCGCCCGGCAATGCCACCTACAACAAGTACACGGACGAGGCGCCCATCCAACTACGACATATGGGCGTAACTGGTTCGGATCCATTTGGCCACGAgtcacacccacaccccatgcagcagcaacagcaacaacagcagcagcccatgTCACCCACGCGACttcagcacagcagcagcagcgccgagGCGGCCAAGAACAAGGCGCTGGTGATTGGAGCCGATGCCACCAACCTAGATCCG GAGTCTGTGGATGAAATGGAGCGACGCAAGGAGAAGATtatgctgctgtctctgcagcggcgacagcagcaggaggaggcgaaGGCGCGCAAGGAGATCGAGGCCTCGCAGAAGCGGGAAAAGGAGCGcgaaaaggaggaggagcgtgCACGCAAGAAGGAAGATCAAATGGCGCGACGAGCGGCCATATTGGAACAACACAGACTCAAGAAAGCCATCGAAGAGGCCGAACGAGAG GGTAAAACCCTGGATCGGCCCGATCTGCATGTTAAACTGCAACCACAGTCATCTAGTGCAACGAACCCGAGACTACGGCAGCAGCGCACGACACGTCCCAGGCCCAAGACCATACATGTGGACGATGCCAGTGTGGACATCAGTGAGGCTTCGAGCATCTCTAGTCGGGGCAAGAAGGGCTCCAGCTCGAATCTAACCG GCTACGGTCAACTAAGCTCAAATTCAATGAAAAGAGATTATTACAGGGGCTCGCAAGACTCCCTCACAGTGAAAG AGTCGCCCGACGATTATCCCAGTACAAGTTCAACGCCAATTGGGCGACGGGGATCCTATAAAACTTCCAGAG agccagcagccgtCGAGCGGGGCCGCACTCTGTCGCGTATCTCCGTCGCTAAGGGGAGCACACTTAATTTCCGGGGCCGAAAGTCCAATTCGCTAATGAATTTGTGCG ATTCGGGACTGGGACGCGCCACACCGCCGAGGCGTGCACCCTCGCCTGGAATGGGCGCTTCAG GTCCAAAACTCTACAAGCAACCAGCGGCCAAATCGAATCGCGGCATTATACTCAATGCCGTCGAATACTGCGTGTTTCCGGGCGCCGTCAACCGTGAGGCCAAACAGAAAGTGCTCGAGAAGATAGCACGCTCGGAGGCGAAACACTTCCTAGTACTCTTCCGAGATGCGGGCTGCCAGTTCCGCGCCCTCTACAGCTACATGCCCGAGTCGGATCAGGTGACCAAGCTGTACGGCACCGGACCTAGTCAAGTCGACGAAGTCATGTTCGATAAGTTCTTCAA ATACAACTCAGGGGGCAAGTGCTTCTCGCAAGTGCACACCAAGCATCTGACCGTCACCATCGATGCCTTCACAATACACAACTCGCTGTGGCAGGGCAAGCGGGTGCAGTTGCCCAGCAAAAAGGACATGGCGCTTGTGATCTAA